A genomic region of Pararge aegeria chromosome 11, ilParAegt1.1, whole genome shotgun sequence contains the following coding sequences:
- the LOC120627333 gene encoding syntaxin-1A-like, which yields MRSKDRLDELRHLAQQAGTPHDAVLPEPQAAHKEFEELLREVEPLHAWIRELERNTQLVRRLHADPAYSASRQLQEQLDALVTASHALGLKACGALRQLQARAAAGGGAGAAARAARLQAGAARRLLDGALARHQQALLALQQQQRRLLHEQVKLMNLTISEEEREHLLESNNIALFVDNLRAETAGARLALREAEARRDELARVERSLRDVRDLFLQLAHLLAAQQEQVDSVEYYALQASEHVECGGQELLKGTVSRRKTRKKKLGLIICLASGFLVVVFVLILS from the exons ATGAGGAGCAAGGACCGCCTCGACGAGCTGCGCCAC TTGGCGCAGCAGGCGGGCACCCCCCACGACGCCGTGCTGCCGGAGCCGCAAGCTGCGCACAAGGAGTTCGAAGAGCTGCTGCGAGAG GTGGAGCCACTGCACGCCTGGATCCGCGAGCTGGAGCGCAACACGCAGCTGGTGCGGCGCCTGCACGCCGACCCCGCCTACTCCGCCAGCCGCC AGTTGCAGGAGCAGTTGGACGCGCTGGTGACGGCGTCGCACGCGCTGGGCCTCAAGGCGTGCGGCGCGCTGCGCCAGCTGCAGGCGCGCGCGGCGGCCGGGG GCGgggcgggcgcggcggcgcgcgcggcgcgGCTGCAGGCGGGCGCGGCGCGCCGGCTGCTGGACGGCGCGCTGGCGCGGCACCAGCAGGCGCTGCTCGCCCTGCAGCAGCAGCAGCGCCGCCTGCTGCACGAGCAGGTCAAGCTCA TGAATCTCACAATATCTGAAGAGGAGCGCGAGCACCTTCTGGAGTCCAACAACATCGCCTTATTTGTCGATAAC CTGCGCGCGGAGACGGCGGGGGCGCGGCTGGCGCTGCGCGAGGCGGAGGCGCGGCGCGACGAGCTGGCGCGCGTGGAGCGCTCGCTGCGGGACGTGCGCGACCTGTTCCTGCAGCTGGCGCACCTGCTGGCCGCGCAG CAGGAGCAGGTGGACAGCGTGGAGTACTACGCGCTGCAGGCCTCCGAGCACGTGGAGTGCGGCGGCCAGGAGCTGCTGAAGGGCACCGTCAGCCGGCGGAAAACAAGAAAG AAAAAGCTGGGCCTCATTATATGTCTCGCTTCCGGGTTCCTTGTGGTCGTGTTTGTCCTCATACTGAGTTGA